TATTTGTTTCTGAGTACAAAAATAATGTCAAACTTAAAGAAAACAAGAAAAAATCTAAGCAGCAAAATGCTGCCTAGATTTCATTTCCTATTTTTCTCCATGCCCCGAATTTGACAAAGAGCCAATTTAGAAAGTCATGTAGAAAGATTTCTACATGGCTTTTTTATTTTTTCTAATGAATTCTAGATTGGTATTTAGTTTGAAATAAATTATATAAATCTAATGGTATTCGTAATGAGTGTTATCGATAGATAATTAATATTTATATCCATTTCAGCGAAAATTAAAAAAATAGTGTAAAATTTTCTGACAATTACTTGACTACTATAAAATTCTCTGATATAATTGCTAAATATAACATTAAAGAAAGACTGTACAACGTACAGCATGGAGGATAAGATAATGGAAAAGAAAAAAATGTTAAAGGTAGTTAGTTCAGCTATGGCTCTCACAATGTTACTTGCAGGATGTTCAAGCGCAAGTAACAATTCTAAGGGAACAAAGGCAGCTGTAGAGTTTAAGACAGCCGTGGACAATGGTGGAAATGCGCTTAGTGGTCAACAACTTAAAGTTGGTATTGCTTCAGCAGATCCATTAACAGGGATGTTTAACCCAGTGTTTTATTTACAATCTACTGACAATGATGTAATGAAATATACAATGGCAGGAGCTTTCCCAACTGACGATGCAAACCGTTTAAAACAAGATGACAAAGAAGCACCAGTTATGTTCCACGTTGATCGCGATAAAAAAGAAGTTACATTAACTATTCATAAAGATCTTAAATGGAGTAACGGGGAAGACGTAAAAGCGGACGATATCGTTGCAACATATGAACTTATGGGTAATCCTAAGTACACTGAAAACGTTCGTTACAGTGATGAGTACGAAGTAATCGAAGGTATGAAGGACTATCACGAAGGAAAAGCAAAAAATATCTCTGGAGTAGTTAAAAAAGATGATAAAACTGTAGTACTTAAATATACAGAGATTAAACCAGCATTATTATGGGGTAATGGATTTATCGGAGAATTCTTAAACAAGGCTCAAGTAGAAGCTGCATCAAAAGACTTCACTAAATTTGTTGAAGCAGACTTAAACAAAAAACCATTATCTTATGGACCATATTACTTAGATAAAGTAGTAAATGGGGAAAGTGTATTAGCGAAAGCTAACCCTTACTTCTACAAAAAATCTGATGTAAAAATTCCAGAAATCCAATTTAAAGTTGTATCACCAGCTCAAGCAAGTGCTGTTCTTAAAAACGGTGATGTAGACTTAATGGATAGTTTGACTACAGGTATCTGGGACGGAACTAAAGATGCTAAGAACGGAACAATCTTAGGAGAATCTGACTACTATGTATCATATGTTGGATTCAAACTAGGTAAATTCAACAAAGAAAAAGGTGAAGTAGAAGTAGATCCAAACGCAAAAGCTGCAGATAAACGAGTGCGTCAAGCATTTGGATATGCGGTAGATTGGGATCAAATCAACGAAAAAATCTATAAAGGATTACGTTTCACACCAACTGGTTCTGGATTCTATCCACCAATCGTTAAAATGTTCCACAACAAAGATGGTGAGAAATATACTAAGAACGTAGAAAAAGCTAAAAAACTACTTGATGAAGCAGGTCTTAAAGATACTGATGGAGACGGATTAAGAGAAGATAAAAACGGTAAAAAACTTACATTCAACTTCGCTATCCGTAACACAGGTCAAGACTTCGACCAAACATTAGCAGATACATTCGTTAAATCTTGGAAAGAAGTAGGATTAGATGTTAAACTTGTAGATGGTAAACTTATGGCACCTAAAGATTGGTCTCAACGTGTGCAAGCAGATGATCCAGGAATCGACATCTTCCAAGGGGCTTGGGGATTAGGAAGTGATCCAAACCCAGGTGGATTAGTAAGTAAAACAACACCACTTAATTTACAACGTTACACAACAGAAGAATTAGAAAAATCATTAACTGCAATGGGAAGTAGCGATATGTTTGATGATGCTAAACTTAAAGAAGCATATCAAAAATTTGATAAACAATTCAGAGAAGAAGCTGCTTGGTTACCATTCAGTTGGCAACAATCTATGACATGGGTTAACAAACGTGTTAAAACACTTGACTTAGCGAAACTAAAAACTGGTGAACAAAAAGTTTACGGTTTAGAGTTAACTGCTGATGCACCAGCAAAAAATTAATTTAGTTTAGGATTGAGATTTAGCTAAGGGCACTTAGTTGAATTTCCCCCTAATAAACTTATATTTCATTTTATTTTCAATTAATTTTTGAGAGGGATGAAAAATTAGAATTTCAATAGAGGTTTCTAATTTAAGCCCTCTCATCTTTGAAAATATGAATATACTGTTTATATTATAGAAATATTAATAAAAAAAATAGATATAACTTTTAAATGAAAAATTAATTAACAAGGGTTGACTTGAAATTACGATTTTTGAGTTATTCCCATATTCTTAATAAAAATATGTAGAGCTACAAATTTACATAGATTTAAGGCGAAGTATCATGCTTTAATGTAGCAAAGATACCTCGCCTTAAATTTTGTCTTTATTAATTATTAATAAACTAGAGTTATATTGGAGGAAAAAATGAAGAAAAATAAATTTTTAAAAGTATTCAGTTCAGCAATGGCACTATCAATTATTTTAGCAGGATGTTCAACGTCGTCAAAATCATCAAAAGATGGAAAACCATCAGTAGAATTTAAAACATCAGTTGATAACGGTGGTAGTGCGGTAAGTGATTCTATATTGAAAGTTGGTATCCTTAGTGCCGATCCATTAACAGGGATGTTTAATCCAGTATTCCACCTGCAAGCAACAGATAATGCAGTAATGGAAGATACTATGGCACACACATTTGCTTTTGATCATTCATACAAATTAAAAGAAGATGATGAAGATGCACCGGTTAAGTTTCATCTAGATAAGGATAAAAAACAAGTAACACTTACTATACGTAAAGATTTAAAATGGAGTAACAATCAAGACGTAGTAGCGGATGATATTATCGCAACATACGAACTTATGGGTAACTCTAAGTATAAAGATAATATCCGTTATAAGAGTGAATTTGAAACAATAGAAGGTATGAAAGCCTACCATGAAGGTAAAGCTGAAAAAATCTCAGGTCTTACTAAAAAAGATGATAAAACAGTAGTAATTCAATACAAAGATGTAAAACCAGCTCTTCTATGGGGAAGTGGATTCATAACAACATTCCTTAACAAAGATCAAGTAGCTGCTGCATCAAAAGACTTTAGTAAATTTGTAGAAGCAGAATTAAATACAAAACCATTATCTTATGGTCCATACTATTTAGATAAAGTAGTAAATGGAGAAAGCGTACTTGCTAAGCAAAATCCATACTACTATAAAAAAGACGATGTAAAAGTAAAAGAAATCCAATATAAAGTAGTTGCGCCAGCTCAAGCAAGTTCTATAATTAAAAATGGTGAAATTGACTACATGTCACAAGTAACTCCGAATGTATGGAGCGCGGTAAAAGACTATTCAAACGGAACATTATTAGGACAGCCAGATTTCTATATTTCATATGTAGGATTTAAACTAGGTACATGGGACAAAGAGAAAAATGAAGTGAAAGTAAATCCAAATGCAAAAGCAGCGGATAAACGAGTACGTCAAGCATTCGGATATGCGGTAGATTGGGATCAATTAAATGAAAAAATTTACAAAGGACTACGATTCACACCTACAAACTCAGGTATTTACCCACCACGTTCAGAAGATTACTATGATAAAGATGGATTCAAGTATAAAAAAGATGTAGAAAAAGCGAAAAAACTTCTTGATGAAGCAGGACTTAAAGATGTTGATGGAGATGGATTAAGAGAAGATAAAGATGGTAAGAAATTAACATTTAACTTCGCAATCCGTAACACAGGTCAAGACTATGATCAAACTCTTGCTGATGCATTTATTAAATCATGGAAAGAAGTAGGTTTAGATGTAAAATTAGCTGATGGAAAACTAATGTCATCAAAAGACTGGACACAACGTGTAACAAGTGACGATCCATCTATCGATTTATTCCAAGGAGCATGGAGCTTAGGTACTAACCCTAACCCAGCACGTCTATTAAGCGATAAAGCTAAAGTTAACTATCAAAGATATATGAGTGATGTGCTTAAAAAAGACTTAGAAACAATCAATTCTAAAGAAATGTTAGATGATGCTAAGCGAAAAGAAGCATATAAAAAGTTCGATAAAGACTTTGCAGAAGAAGCGGCTTGGCTACCATTTAGCTGGAGTACAGATATTACATGGGTAAATAAACGTATCAAAAACTTCGATGTTAAAAAATACGCTTATGGTGAACAAAAACTATATGCATTAGAGCTTACTAATAAAGATAGTGCCAAAGGATAATCTAAAAATTTTATATTAAGTTTTAAAGAGGATTGGGAGTGACTCGAAAATCGTGATTTTTGAGAAAACGATTTTATCGAGTCACCTCCAGTCCCTTTTTTTGTATAAGAATAAATATATCGATTTAACAAAACTAAAATGAAAAGAATAGTAGGTTTTTGATATGAGATGTCACTGTTATGTAAGTAAAATAAGAAATATATATATTTGTAAAGTAATAAAGTATAATTTAGTTAACTAATATTAAATTTATATTTTTAAAATATCGAACAGAAATTTAAAAAGAGAATTTTGTTATTTTTATATTATTTTCTGAAAATTTACTTGACTTATCGTTAAAATGATGTTAGAATTATTTCATAAATAATTGAAAATAAGTTTTTATATATTATGGAGGAAATAAAATGAAAAAGAATAAGTTTCTAAAAGTATTTAGTTCAGCGATGGCTCTTTCAGTAATTTTAGCTGGATGTTCAACATCAAGTAATTCTGGAAGCAAAAACGCTCCTAAAGCAAAAGTAGAATTTAAAACAAGCTTTGATAATGGAGGATCAGCTGTAGATGGTGCTACATTAAAATATGGTATCTTATCAGCTCAACCATTAACAGGTCTTTGGAACCCAGTATTCTCTGATAAAGCAGAAGATCAATACGTAAACCAAGCTGTAATGGGTGGGACATTCCCTACTGATGAAGAAGGACGTGTTGTACAAGATGATGCTGATGCAGCAGTTAAATTCCACTTAGATCGTGATAAAAAAGAAGTTACATTAACTATCCACGATGGAGCTAAATGGAGCAACGGTGAAGCATTCACATCAAAAGATATCGTAGCTACATACGAACTTATGGGTAACCCTAAATTCACTACAAACACTCGTTATAATGATGCATACGAATTTATTGAAGGAATGAAAGAATTCCACGAAGGTAAAGCGAAAAATATCTCTGGTATCCAAGTTAAAGATGACAAAACAGTAGTACTTAAGTACACTGATGTTCGTCCATCATTACTATGGGGTGAAGGTTTAGTTACTGACTTCTTAAACGCGAAACAAGTTGAAGAAGCTTCTAAAGACTTCGCTAAATTTGCTGAAGCAGACTTAAACAAAAAACCATTATCATATGGTCCTTACTACATCACTAAAGTAGTAAACGGAGAAAGTGTTCTTGCAGAACAAAACCCTCACTACTACAACAAAGATAAAATGAAACTTAAAAAAATCGAGTTCAAAACAGTAGCTCCAGCTCAAGCTAGCCAAGTAATCAAAAATGGAGAAGTTGACTATATCGATAGCGTTACTCCAAGTGTTTACGAAGGAGCAAAAGACATCAAAAACGGAACATTCTTAGGTGATACTTCTCGTTACATGTCATATGTTGGATTCAAACTAGGTAAATTCGACAAAGCTAAGGGTGAAAACGTAGTTGATCCTAACTCTAAATTAGCTGACAAAAACTTACGTCAAGCATTCTTATATGCAGTTGACCGTGACCAAATCAATGAAAAAATCTTCAAAGGATTACGTTTCACTCCAACTGGATCTGGTATGTACCCAGCAGCTGTAGGTAAATTAGTAAACGAAAACGCAACTGCAGCTAAAAAAGATGTAGAAAAAGCTAAAAAATTATTAGACGATGCAGGATACAAAGATAAAGATGGTGACGGACTACGTGAAGATAAAAACGGAAACAAACTTTCATTCAACTTCGCAATCCGTAACACAGGTGCTGAATATGACCAAGCATTAGCAGACGTATTCGTTAAATCTTGGAAAGAAGTAGGATTAGATGTTAAATTAGTAGATGGAAAACTTATGTCTCCAAAAGACTTTGCACAACGTGTACAAGCAGATGATCCATCAATCGATATCTTCCAAGGTGCATGGCAATATGGAACAAACCCTAACCGTCAAGAGTTACTAGGTAAAAAAGCTCCATTAAACTTATACCGTTACACTACTGAAGCATTCGAAAACAGCTTCAAAGCTCAAGGATCAGCAGATATGTTTGACGATGCTAAATTAAAAGCAGCTTACAACAAATTTGACACAGAAGTAGCTGAAGAATTACCATTCTTCCCATTAAGCTGGGATACAAGTATCTCATTCTTCAACAAACGTGTTAAATCATATGATTTAGCTAAAGCTAAGAAAAATCAATTCAAACTTTATGACATTGAGTTAACAGCTAACGAAGGTGCTAAATAATAGAATTTAAAATGCGACATAGATAACTTAGGTTGTCTATGTCGTCAGATTGTTGACAAAACGACCAAAATATCAATGAACATATTGATGTTTTGGTCGTTTTTCAAAAAAAATAAGCCTTATGACTAAAGCATCAGTAGTATTAAGAGATGATTATACCTCTCTTAGTGCTATTGTTTTCATATTTTGAACGCAACAAGACAACCAAGCGTACGACTGTACTTTGGCTTTACCTCTATATTGTGCATATCTGTATCCATGATTTTGTTTTGAATCTGCAAAGCTACGTTCTATTGTTTCTTTTCTTCTCTTATACAATAGTTTTCCTTCTTTTGATATACGTCTTAATCTAGCTTCATCATAATAATCCGCATTTATATGGCGTCTTACTATTTTCTTCTCGTTTTTATCATCACTTTTATATTGTTTATATCCAGTTCTATCTATATTTCTGTATCTAAATATTTCTCCTGTTCGTTTATCCACATATATATCTTTTTCTGGTAAATATTTGAAATATTTTTTATCTTTTGATTTTGAGAATCTTCTATATCCTATTACTGAAAATATATTTTTTTTATCTAACTGTTTTAGTATGTCTAGAGAATAATATCCGCTATCTAACGCAACTTTTCCTGGTGTTAATCCGAAATTTTTTTCTATCTGATTTAATCTATCTATATATGGACCACTATCATGAACGTTTCCTGGAGTTATGTGACAATCCATGATTATATTATTTTTCCCATCTACTGTTCTATGGTCTAAATACATAAAACCTTCTTCTTTATGATCTCTGTGATAATAACCGCTATCCGGATCAGTTGTGTTAACTCGTTGTCTTTTTAGTTCTTCTTTTTCTTTATATTCAAAAGGCTTTTTTCCTATTTTTTCTCTCTCTTCGTTTATTTCTTTTTCTAAATCTAATTTTCTTTTTTTTATTTTTGTAGTTACTTCAACTTTGAATTTCTTTTTATTTGCGTTAGCTTTTATATGTGTTGAATCAGTAAAAAACTCAGTGCCTCCAACTAATTTTTTATCAATTGCTTGGTTCACTATATTTATAAATATTTGTTCGAATACATCAGTTCCTTGGAAACGTCGAATATAGTTTTGTGAAAATGTAGAGTAGTGTGGAACTGGTTTAGAAAATGGTATCCCTAAAAACCATCTAAATGCAGCATCTGTTTCTATTCTTTTTATTGTTTCTCTCATTGATTTTATTCCATAGAAATCTTTTAAAAACACTAATTTGAATAATACTACAGGGTCTAAACAATTTCTACCTGATGTGTGGCTATAGTATTCTTCTGTCAAATCATAAATAAATTTAAAATCAATAGCTTTATCTACTTTTCTTAAAAAATGATCTTTAGGTACTATTTCTGATAATGTCATTAGTATTATTTCATCTTTGATATTTTCTACTTTATTAAACATACTAAAACCTCCTTTGTATACTTATATTATACCATTTTAAGGATTTTATTTCAGTTAAAAAACAGGCTGTTGACCTATTTGTCAACAGCCTGAAAAAGTGTCTGAAAATATATTTTCAGACACTTTTTATATGCTATAACTTTCGTTAATATTATAACAAAGGAGAGCCTGTTAGTATTACTTTTTTTCATTATTAAAAGATATAAGAGAAAATTCAATTTTCATATCATTCTTAGTATCTTTATAATATAGTTCTGCTATATCTAATCCTATTTCATCTCTTGGCATCGGCTCTATTTGGGGCATATTATATAATGCTGTTGCCGGTATAAAATTATAGTATGAATTATACATTTCTTCAAATGCATTTCTATTGTTTATTTTATAATATCCATAGAAGCTTCCTATTAAAACTACTATTGTTATTATAAATATTTTCCATTTTTTACTTAGCTGTTTCATGAAAGCACCTACTTTTCATTATAGTAATCTTGTATGTCATTTTTATTATCTTCTAAACTTTTTATAAAGTTATAGGTTGGATGATGATTTTCTTTTATGTAATTTATATTACTTGGTACTCTTGCTATCCTTTTCCCCTCTACATCTACATATTTTTCACTAAGTTGATTGTAAATTTTATTTTTCATTTTTCAAGATCTATATTTTTTTAAATTCTTCTGCTCGATTGAGGATACCATTTTCAAGATTGTTGTAATATTCATTACTTACATTTATAAAATCAAGGTTTCTTTTTTTCATTATATTTATTATATTGACCGCATCTAAATCAGCCTTATAATCATCATTCCCTATACTTGGCTTAGTATCGGCTACATCTGTTGTATCACCTAACCACCCTGACATGTCATTTGTATTTTCATGTCCTCCACGCAAATCTGCAAGACGTGATTTTCCATACAGATGCGTAGCCATTGTAATATATTGATGAGAAAAGTCTGTTTTACCTTTAAACGCATCTATCTGTTTATTCCACAATTTTTCAAACTCATCCTCTGTTATTTCACGTCCTAATACCGTTTCCATAGTTTTTTTATATTGTGGAAGTAGTTCTTTTTGTATAGTATTATAGTAGCCATAATTTTCATGCTGTATTCTAACTTTATATTTTAAATATACGTATTCGCTTTCGGTTAGTTTGAAATTTATTGTCATTTGTTCCTTTATATCTAGATCTTTATACATTTGACCAGCTGTATTATTCCACATAAACCGTTTCAATAAACCGTTATCCTCATGACCATAACTCAACCCACCAAGTAATCTCGTAAACACATAGTCTTTTCTATCTTTTCTTATTTTAGGATTATTATAAATATTTCTTTTAAGCTTTACAATTATTCTTGCTGCTTTATCGTCAAAACCATATTGAACTTTTAAGGTCTCCTTATAGTCAAGCTCATCTTGGGTATAATCTCTTTCTTGCCATTTACCTTCTATTATATCCGTCCACTCCATCTCTTCTCTACTTGGTATTGAGAACGTTTTTGAAAAAGGACTCCATCTTTTTTCTGCTATTGCCATTCTTTGTTCAACTACATTCTCTAAAGCTTCTATGATTTTCCAAGTGTTATCCCCCCTATTAGAAATTGGGGGGGCATAGTTATTTTTTGACTCGAAAATTAAAAAATACAACGTCAATTTTCTTAACCGTGACCATTCTCTTTGATATGTTAATAGCCCTATTGTAGCATCTTACAACCATTTTGACTACTAAAAACAGGTCTTGTCTGACCGCAGATGACCGGCGATGACCGCATGGCTCCGATCATGCTATCGTCTATCTGCTAGACAAGACCTATGATTTTATATAAAGAGTTGATATTGCAATAATTTAACTTTTATGCTACAATGAGCATATACTAAATTTAGGAGGAGTCAAAATGAAAATACTAAATATTATCGTTGGTGTTTTTTACTTAATCTTCGGATTATTCTTATGGAATCATCCTTTAGATACAATTGCTACATATTCAATTGCATTTGGGATAACACAATTATTAGCTGCCAGTGCACTCTTAATTTATAGCTTATATAAAAAGGTAAAACCTATTCCTTGGGGAAATATATTAGTATCCCTTGCAATTGGACTAAGTATGTTCTTAGTACCATTTGTTTCATTAATAGTTATTTTATGGATATTTATTTTTAGTTTTTTAAGTATGTCAATATTTCACCTTCAAAGCCTACTTAGAAACAGGGACCAAAAATGGTATATGATACAGATAGCTCTAGCAGTTTTAGGTATCATTTATTCTTTTATTATGTTATTAAATCCTATTGTAGGATTTGCAACTATAGCTAAAATATTAGCATTTGGAGTCATAACAAACGGTTTATCATATATTTTTTCGTTAAATAAAAATTAGCATAAAAAGTGTCTGAAAATATATTTTCAGACACTTAGATTGTTGACAAAAATACCGAAATATCAAGCTAGTATTGATGTTATGGTATTTTTTTTCAAAAAAAATAAGCCTTAAGGCAAAAATCCAGTAGTATTTAGTAGTATTAAGAGGGTTTATACCTCTCTTAATGCGATTGTTTTCATATTTTGGACGCAACAAGACAGCCAAGCGTACGACTGTACTTTGGCTTTTCCTCTATATCGTGCATACCTGTATCCGTGATTTTGTTTAGAATCCGCAAAGCTACGTTCTATTGTTTCTTTTCTTCTCTTATACAATAGTTTTCCTTCTTTTGATATACGTCTTAACCTAGCTTCATCATAATAATCCGCATTTATATGGCGTCTTATTATTTTCTTTTCGTTTTTATCATCACTCTTATATTGTTTATATCCATTTCTATCAATGTTTCTGTATCTAAATATTTCTCCTGTTCGTTTATCCACATATATATCTTTTTCTTGTAAGTATTTAAAATATTTGTTATCTTTTGATCTTGAGAATCTTCTATATCCTATTACTGAAAATATATTTTTTTTATCTAACTGTTTTAGTATGTCTAGAGAATAATATCCGCTATCTAACGCAACTTTACCTGGTATTAATCCAAAGGTTTTTTCTATCTGATTTAGTCTATCTATATACGGACCGCTATCATGAGTATTACCTGGAGTTATATGGCAATCTATAATTATATTGTTTTTCCCATCGACAGTTCTATGGTCTAAATACATAAAACCTTCTTCTTTATGGTCTCTGTGATAATATCCACTATCCGGATCGGTAGTGTTAATTTTCTGCTTTTTTACAACTTGTTCCTCTTTGTACTCAAAAGGCTTTTTTCCTTTTTTGTTTCTCTCTTCATTTATTTCTTTTTCTAAATCTAATTTTCTTTTTTTTATTTTTGTAGTTACTTCAACTTTGAATTTCTTTTTATTTGCGTTGGCTTTAATATGTGTTGAATCAGTAAAAAACTCATTACCACCTACTAGTTTCTTTTCTATTGCTTGATTTACTATATTAATAAATATTTGTTCGAACACATCAGTTCCTTGGAAACGTCGAATATAGTTTTGTGAAAATGTAGAGTAGTGTGGAACTGGTTTAGAAAATGGTATCCCTAAAAACCATCTAAATGCAGCATCTGTTTCTATTCTTTTTATTGTTTCTCTCATTGATTTTATTCCATAGAAATCTTTTAAAAACACTAATTTGAATAATACTACAGGGTCTAAACAATTTCTACCTGATGTGTGGCTATAGTATTCTTCTGTCAAATCATAAATAAATTTAAAATCAATTGCTTCGGCTACTTTTCTTAAAAAGTGATTTGTAGGAACTAGTTCTGATAACGTCATTAATATTATTTCATCTTTGATATTTTCTTTTTTATTAAACATACTAAAAACCCCCTCTATATACTTATATTATAACATTTTCAGCACTTTTTCTCATTAAAATAGGCTGCTGACTCATGCAGTTTCTGCATTTGTCAACAGCCTGGCGACATAGATAACTTAGGTTGTCTATGTCGTTTGTTTTTTCTAAATTGAGAGAAAATTCAAAAAACTCTTGATTTTTTATACAATTAGTAGTAAAATAAATACAACAAAAGTACAAAAGATTTTTCATTATAACTAAAATGAAAAACTTAATGATTAGGAGGACTACCATGAGACAAAATTTCAATATTCAATCTTGGCAATGGCGTAGATAATATTGTGTGTATGTTTTAACGACATAGACACAATTTTAGCGTGCTCTAAAAAGTGTCTATGTCGGCAAGGTAGGAAATTTGTAATTATACAATGTACTAAGAATTCGATAGTGCCGCATAGTAAAGTAAACTATGCGGTATTTTTTTCTCTTTTTAGAGTAGGTTAAATATATAAACGTCTTAAAATTAACACTATTATTCAGGAGAAAATTAACTATGAAACAAAGAAAAATATTATCAGTATTCAGTTCTGTATTTGCATTATCAATTCTATTAGCAGGATGTTCTACAGGCTCAAACAGCAATAACCAAACTCAAACTAAAGCAAAAGTAGACTTCAAAGTATCTGCGGATAATGGAGGTAATACAGTTAAGGATGCTACATTTAAATATGGGATTCTAACAAATAGCCCATTTGTTGGATTATTCCATCCAGTACTGCACGCTAACAAGGCTGATGGAGTTATTACAGAAACAGTATTCGGAAAAACTTTCCCAGTAGATGATGCGTTGAAATATAAATTAGATGATAACGATGCACCTGTAAAATTACATATAGATAAAGATAAAAATGAAGCAACCTTAACGATTCACGATGGTGTGAAATGGAATAATGGTGAAGATCTTACATCAAAAGATATAATCGCTAGTTATGAACTACTAGGGAATCCAAAATACACAGAAAATGTAAGGTATAACGGTTCATTTGAGCTTATAGAAGGTATGAAAGATTATCACGAAGGAAAAGCTAAAACAATCTCAGGTATTCAAGCGAAAGATGATAAAACAGTAGTTATCAAATATAGTAAGTTATCACCTTCGATGTTATGGGGAGATGGATTTATCTACGCATTCTCTAATGCAAAACAAATTGCAAAAGTGACTGACTTTGCTAGATTTGGAGAAGCTGAATTAACAAAACGCCCATTATCATACGGTCCTTATGTAATAACAAAAGAAGTACAAGGTGAAAGTGTAGTAGCTGAAGCTAATCCATATTACTATAAAAAGGATGATATAAAAATTCCTAAAGTCGAATTCAAAGCAGTAGCACCAGCACAAGCTAGTCAAATACTTAAAAATGGAGAAATAGACTATCTTACTGATATCAATACAACAGTTTATGAAGGATTAAAAGATGCGAAAAATGGAGAGCTATTAGGACAACCATCTTCATTCATGTCATTTGTAGGATTTAAATTCGGTAAATACGATAAAGAGAAAAAAGAAAATGTACCTTTAGAAAATACTAAGTTTAATAATAAAAATGTAAGACAAGCCTTCTTATACGCAGTTGATCGTGATCAAATTAATGAGAAAATCTATAAAGGACTACGTTTCACACCAACAGGATCAGCTTTATACCCACCAACAGTAGGAAAATTAAGAAATGAAAAAGCGATTGTAGTTAAAAAAGATGTAGAAAAAGCTAAAAAATTAT
This is a stretch of genomic DNA from Gemella haemolysans. It encodes these proteins:
- a CDS encoding ABC transporter substrate-binding protein codes for the protein MKKNKFLKVFSSAMALSVILAGCSTSSNSGSKNAPKAKVEFKTSFDNGGSAVDGATLKYGILSAQPLTGLWNPVFSDKAEDQYVNQAVMGGTFPTDEEGRVVQDDADAAVKFHLDRDKKEVTLTIHDGAKWSNGEAFTSKDIVATYELMGNPKFTTNTRYNDAYEFIEGMKEFHEGKAKNISGIQVKDDKTVVLKYTDVRPSLLWGEGLVTDFLNAKQVEEASKDFAKFAEADLNKKPLSYGPYYITKVVNGESVLAEQNPHYYNKDKMKLKKIEFKTVAPAQASQVIKNGEVDYIDSVTPSVYEGAKDIKNGTFLGDTSRYMSYVGFKLGKFDKAKGENVVDPNSKLADKNLRQAFLYAVDRDQINEKIFKGLRFTPTGSGMYPAAVGKLVNENATAAKKDVEKAKKLLDDAGYKDKDGDGLREDKNGNKLSFNFAIRNTGAEYDQALADVFVKSWKEVGLDVKLVDGKLMSPKDFAQRVQADDPSIDIFQGAWQYGTNPNRQELLGKKAPLNLYRYTTEAFENSFKAQGSADMFDDAKLKAAYNKFDTEVAEELPFFPLSWDTSISFFNKRVKSYDLAKAKKNQFKLYDIELTANEGAK
- a CDS encoding ABC transporter substrate-binding protein, which gives rise to MKKNKFLKVFSSAMALSIILAGCSTSSKSSKDGKPSVEFKTSVDNGGSAVSDSILKVGILSADPLTGMFNPVFHLQATDNAVMEDTMAHTFAFDHSYKLKEDDEDAPVKFHLDKDKKQVTLTIRKDLKWSNNQDVVADDIIATYELMGNSKYKDNIRYKSEFETIEGMKAYHEGKAEKISGLTKKDDKTVVIQYKDVKPALLWGSGFITTFLNKDQVAAASKDFSKFVEAELNTKPLSYGPYYLDKVVNGESVLAKQNPYYYKKDDVKVKEIQYKVVAPAQASSIIKNGEIDYMSQVTPNVWSAVKDYSNGTLLGQPDFYISYVGFKLGTWDKEKNEVKVNPNAKAADKRVRQAFGYAVDWDQLNEKIYKGLRFTPTNSGIYPPRSEDYYDKDGFKYKKDVEKAKKLLDEAGLKDVDGDGLREDKDGKKLTFNFAIRNTGQDYDQTLADAFIKSWKEVGLDVKLADGKLMSSKDWTQRVTSDDPSIDLFQGAWSLGTNPNPARLLSDKAKVNYQRYMSDVLKKDLETINSKEMLDDAKRKEAYKKFDKDFAEEAAWLPFSWSTDITWVNKRIKNFDVKKYAYGEQKLYALELTNKDSAKG
- a CDS encoding ABC transporter substrate-binding protein, yielding MEKKKMLKVVSSAMALTMLLAGCSSASNNSKGTKAAVEFKTAVDNGGNALSGQQLKVGIASADPLTGMFNPVFYLQSTDNDVMKYTMAGAFPTDDANRLKQDDKEAPVMFHVDRDKKEVTLTIHKDLKWSNGEDVKADDIVATYELMGNPKYTENVRYSDEYEVIEGMKDYHEGKAKNISGVVKKDDKTVVLKYTEIKPALLWGNGFIGEFLNKAQVEAASKDFTKFVEADLNKKPLSYGPYYLDKVVNGESVLAKANPYFYKKSDVKIPEIQFKVVSPAQASAVLKNGDVDLMDSLTTGIWDGTKDAKNGTILGESDYYVSYVGFKLGKFNKEKGEVEVDPNAKAADKRVRQAFGYAVDWDQINEKIYKGLRFTPTGSGFYPPIVKMFHNKDGEKYTKNVEKAKKLLDEAGLKDTDGDGLREDKNGKKLTFNFAIRNTGQDFDQTLADTFVKSWKEVGLDVKLVDGKLMAPKDWSQRVQADDPGIDIFQGAWGLGSDPNPGGLVSKTTPLNLQRYTTEELEKSLTAMGSSDMFDDAKLKEAYQKFDKQFREEAAWLPFSWQQSMTWVNKRVKTLDLAKLKTGEQKVYGLELTADAPAKN
- a CDS encoding IS1182 family transposase; translation: MFNKVENIKDEIILMTLSEIVPKDHFLRKVDKAIDFKFIYDLTEEYYSHTSGRNCLDPVVLFKLVFLKDFYGIKSMRETIKRIETDAAFRWFLGIPFSKPVPHYSTFSQNYIRRFQGTDVFEQIFINIVNQAIDKKLVGGTEFFTDSTHIKANANKKKFKVEVTTKIKKRKLDLEKEINEEREKIGKKPFEYKEKEELKRQRVNTTDPDSGYYHRDHKEEGFMYLDHRTVDGKNNIIMDCHITPGNVHDSGPYIDRLNQIEKNFGLTPGKVALDSGYYSLDILKQLDKKNIFSVIGYRRFSKSKDKKYFKYLPEKDIYVDKRTGEIFRYRNIDRTGYKQYKSDDKNEKKIVRRHINADYYDEARLRRISKEGKLLYKRRKETIERSFADSKQNHGYRYAQYRGKAKVQSYAWLSCCVQNMKTIALREV